One segment of Lutra lutra chromosome 12, mLutLut1.2, whole genome shotgun sequence DNA contains the following:
- the RAN gene encoding GTP-binding nuclear protein Ran, translating to MAAQGEPQVQFKLVLVGDGGTGKTTFVKRHLTGEFEKKYVATLGVEVHPLVFHTNRGPIKFNVWDTAGQEKFGGLRDGYYIQAQCAIIMFDVTSRVTYKNVPNWHRDLVRVCENIPIVLCGNKVDIKDRKVKAKSIVFHRKKNLQYYDISAKSNYNFEKPFLWLARKLIGDPNLEFVAMPALAPPEVVMDPALAAQYEHDLEVAQTTALPDEDDDL from the exons ATGGCTGCCCAGGGAGAGCCCCAAGTCCAGTTCAAA CTGGTGCTGGTTGGCGACGGCGGCACCGGGAAGACGACGTTCGTGAAGCGTCACCTGACGGGGGAGTTCGAGAAGAAGTATGTAG CCACCTTGGGCGTGGAGGTCCACCCGCTCGTGTTCCACACCAACAGGGGACCCATCAAGTTCAACGTGTGGGACACGGCCGGCCAGGAGAAGTTCGGCGGCCTGCGGGACGGCTACTACATCCAAG CCCAGTGTGCCATTATAATGTTCGATGTCACGTCAAGGGTTACTTACAAGAATGTGCCTAACTGGCATAGAGATCTGGTACGAGTGTGTGAGAACATCCCCATTGTGCTGTGTGGCAACAAAGTGGACATTAAGGACAGGAAAGTTAAGGCAAAATCTATTGTCTTCCACCGAAAGAAGAATCTTCAG taCTATGACATTTCTGCCAAAAGTAACTACAACTTTGAAAAGCCCTTCCTGTGGCTTGCTAGAAAACTAATTGGAGACCCTAACTTGGAGTTTGTCGCCATGCCCGCTCTCGCCCCGCCAGAGGTTGTCATGGACCCAGCTTTGGCAGCACAGTATGAGCACGATCTAGAG GTTGCTCAGACAACTGCTCTCCCGGATGAGGATGATGACCTGTGA